The genomic window TAAGGATGgagttaaaatttaaaaaaaggcttgtcagcctggatcactTTCCTCTTCGAAGTAGAAGGTAGAGGGGTGAGCGaatagaggtctttaagattctgaaagcttttgataagggcAAATACAAAGAGAATGCTTCCACTTGTAGTGACGAACATAACTAGAGACCATCAACATAAAATTATCATCAAAAAAATCCATTTGAAAATCCGTttggaaattcagaagaaacttctttacccaaagagtggtgagagtgtggaactcactaccacagaagtGGATGAAGTATTGAATCGTTTAAGAAGATGCTCGACAAACaaatgggggagaaggggatggAGGGTtacacatttcaggtcaatggcctCTCATTAGTACAGGAAGAAgttagagagaaacagagcctgGACGCTATCGTGTACATGGTGTACTATTTATGTAAGCTGCGTCAACGGGTAACCAAAGAGTAGAGCTTTAAACAAATATCCGTTTCTATGGGTTCAGTTTTAATTAGGGATAATAATTGTATTTACATTTCCTTCTCCTTTTAATAACCGCCGCCTCGGTTATAAAGATAAACTGAaaggaatattttttttaaaggtacAAAATTATTTCGTAACAACTCCAGTATTTCTTCACTTGTTTATTGCGATTGGAATTACACAGCTGGATGGTTTCacatatttaaaaaaatgttcccgCCATCCCCCCCTCTAATGAAAGACAATTAGTAAAAAGCCTTAAAATAAGCATGAGTGATTTCATGCTGTTGTCTCTGTGACTTGTCCCTATCAGCCGCCAGCCCCCACCTCCTTCTCCAGCTCCAGCAGACCTCTGTGCCCGGGATAGGGGTGTGCTTGCTTTTTGGGCGGATTGACACGCTCCTCTCCCAAGAATGGTTTCACCCATCCAGACAGGTATAATTATCAGAGCGGAGCAAACGCAGCCTTTCCACTTGGGATGAGCGCACGGGAGAAGGACAGCTCAACTGGACGAATGAAAGGGGAGGAGAAGTGTTCGCTGAGCTGACGGGGGAAGAGGGAGATTGCAACTTGCACACATTGGGGACAGAACATTGCTGAATGCGCTGGCTGAAGCCACCTGTTCCACCACAACTTGGGGCTCCGTACCAAGCAGTAGCTGCAATGAATTCGACGCTAGTGAATCAGACTGTGTACTTTAACCGCACCGACACTTTGGAGTCCATACTCCGATGCTGTAACGACAACAACTCCTCGGTGGTGACGGACGATGGTTTCGTGCTGACCGCTCCGGACGAGAGAAACCTTTATATCATGAGAGTGGTGCAGATCGCTGTGATGTGTGTCTTATCTCTCACTGTCGTCTTTGGGATATTTTTCCTCGGCTGCAATTTGCTCATCAAATCCGAGGGCATGGTGAACTTTTTGGTAAAGGACAGGAGACCTTCCAAGGAGGTGGAAGCGGTCATTGTTGGTCCCTATTAGCAGCGAGTACCAAAAGTCGTGGCAACGATTGCTGAGAACGGGGTTTGCCATCAACTCCACAGAGAACAAAAGAGTGTAAAAAAAATAACTGGGAGATAGGAATACTGGTCCGAATACTTACCCCGCATCAATCCCAGAGAAATGAAGGGACCTTTGTGCAAATCAGTATTTTTAGATATGGAATGAGGATATTGGGAGTGTTTTCTGATCTGTTGTCTGGTTCACACTGGACTTGGGATGGCGATGACTTAGATATTGGCTAATTTTAAACCCTGTCTAAAGCGATTTGCCAATTCATTTCCATGGCCAAAGCAGCTCATTTAAAGAATGTATAGGAATCATTGCACAAGTCAAAACGGGAGCCGATCAAAACTTGCGACATGCAACGACTCCCCCCGCCCGTTCCCCCGCCCGCCCCGCTGCTCGGTTGTAAATGTAACTGTTTGACCATTGCTCCTTCCGATTTATTTTCTGAAATATTTATCCTCATTTGACATCCGTTGTACACCTTTGGACGTCCTTCGCTTACAATGTTTCTACAAAACACTTCAGTAGTTTCCTTTCCTCCCCTTTTGCGGAAGCGTGCGGATGTCGAACtgtatttttaatgttatttgtaTAAAATGCATTTTAATACAAAACTTCTATTTAAGAACGGCAGAATTGTCATTACAGTCACTGAGCCTTTAACATTGTTTACCGCACGGGTACCGAACGTGTTATGACAAATCAGTTCTGTTTTGTATTCCAAAATATTATTAAAATATACACATTTGTTCTTTAATATTCATGAGAGATATACATTCACTTCGCCttttcattaagcacctctgcacTGTCAGGTTCAATCTCCCGGTGGTCGAGTAACCAAGTGAAAGTTAATTTTTTTCAACTCGAATAAACTGTCCTTGAAGCCGCGTTAGAGATGGAGAAATCTAAATCTTCACTCAGTTACTCAGAATTTCTTGACCaaaataaaagcaagttactgcggatgctggaatctgaaaccaaaagagaaaatgctggaaaatctcagcaggtctggcagcatctgtatggagagaaaagagctgacgtttcgagcccagataaccctttgtcaaatctGTTTCTTGACTGTCATTTGGGAAATTAGGGACTGTTTTAACAATAAAAATGAGTGCTGAGTTCGCAGTACCCCCTCCACTTAAAtccattaataaataaatggggaggggaagggggaagcaaCATTCTCTACAACTGGACCCTCTCCCTTCTAACCTTATCCACGGTAAATGTACAATGTGGACCTCAGCAAAAGTATTTTAGTTCGTTTCTTCGGCAACTGTTGCTGTTGCTTTTCAGCCTGGGGGACGAAGAATCCTTGTTAGCTTCTACGTGAGAAAGAGCATGAACAATTCGCAATATCTTTGTTACTCTTTCgagatgtgcgtgtgtgtgcatatataaaTATGACGGTGTTGCAAATGTGTATGCATCTATAGATGCTATGGAGCTATTAGGGTTTATGTGTATTTATACACCGGTGACTAATGATGAACTGTTACAATATAAGAGAGAAACTTTTATGTACACAGCGGCAAACACAAGCTCTTCACATAGCAATTCAACCGAAGTTGCAGCCAGGTAATTGTGATACCAACCAGCAATATGGCATTTTGAACCGGCTGCATTGAAACCCATGGGGAACAGTTGACTGGAATAAGGTCCGTGCCGGAATTTAACCGGGATCCCGCCATACTGTAATTGGTGTTGACCGGAACTTGTGTTTGTAATTGgtgaagtcgatttaaatgctgcAGCCCCAATGGGATGATTAGGgcatttaaacttttttttttaaaggcagcGTTAGGTTATTTTGAATCAGTTGTGTTATCTGTTTAATTCAGGCAAGTTAGGAGTCTTCCTGTTGTTTTTCCTGAGACCGGATGGTCTCAAGGACATCGGAACTCGAATGATAGCAGGAGGCTAATGTCATCCCGTtcaactgaatctgcactgaaacCCCATTCCACTGCCACTGATCATTAATGGGTCACACATGAATCAAATCAATAAGAGTTCAGTGTATAATAACAGTAAGATTATACCCCTAAATAGATCAGAGTAAAGGCCTGCCTATTCCGGTGGCAACACTCCAAGAACAATAGGGCTAATGTCCTGGCCGGTGTTTATTTCTCCATCACTGCCTTGAAACAAGATGAATGGGTTACTTCACTCGTTTGATCTTTATATCAATTCGCAGTGCACAACTTGGCTGTGGGGGTTGTCTGCAAAACAAATAACATGCCCCCCACCAAAAAAAAACTAATTGCTGGATTGATCCGATTTGATCAGTGCACTCTCAAACAGTGGGTTTGATGTTAGTTACTGGTGCTCAATAACGAAATCGTCCGGAAACTTAGTTGGAAGTGACAAGGCCCGGTAGTTCACCCTATaaacgcaaattactgcggatgccgggatctgaaaccaaaagagaaaatgctggaaaatctcagcaggtctggcagcatctgtggagagagaatagagccaaagtttcgagtctggatgacactgtCAAAGCCCCATAAATTATTCACCCTATATATTATTCACCTTATAAAACTTGGAATTAACTTCCAATCCAGCAAGTTGAGTGTCCACAG from Mustelus asterias chromosome 14, sMusAst1.hap1.1, whole genome shotgun sequence includes these protein-coding regions:
- the rprma gene encoding protein reprimo A, with the protein product MRWLKPPVPPQLGAPYQAVAAMNSTLVNQTVYFNRTDTLESILRCCNDNNSSVVTDDGFVLTAPDERNLYIMRVVQIAVMCVLSLTVVFGIFFLGCNLLIKSEGMVNFLVKDRRPSKEVEAVIVGPY